Proteins found in one Pirellulales bacterium genomic segment:
- a CDS encoding diadenylate cyclase, giving the protein MTPARPSEEFLIIFQAAVRLAAAVRVDAILLLLEDPLDWQQLKELSGDQKIVLAADKASAVAGSAQAGFDSVILPDAFDTPVPEKLSQALLNAVADDLLASGARVVALYGGFEPHSIDSISLIDLGDHLGRLTVRDLRQLETRVPLDTLQTVLNLAVEIGREGREGKPVGTLFVVGDTPKVRRMSHPASFDPVKGYSRRERNLKSVRVREAIKEIAQMDGAILVAPDGTVEAAAQYLDASAADVTLSKGLGARHWAAAAISRATKAVAVAVSESNGTVRVFQDGEVVLRIEPFRRPMKWKDLEHEGGADH; this is encoded by the coding sequence ATGACCCCCGCACGCCCCAGCGAGGAGTTCCTGATTATCTTTCAGGCGGCGGTGCGCCTGGCCGCTGCCGTGCGAGTGGATGCCATCCTGCTGCTACTCGAAGATCCACTCGACTGGCAACAGCTCAAAGAGCTGAGCGGCGATCAGAAAATCGTGCTGGCGGCGGACAAAGCGTCGGCCGTCGCCGGCTCGGCTCAAGCCGGGTTCGATTCGGTCATCTTGCCTGATGCCTTCGACACGCCGGTGCCCGAGAAGCTGTCGCAAGCCCTCTTGAATGCCGTGGCCGACGATTTGCTGGCCAGCGGAGCGCGGGTCGTAGCGTTGTACGGCGGATTCGAACCGCACTCGATCGACTCGATCAGCTTGATCGATCTCGGCGATCACCTCGGCCGATTGACCGTTCGCGATTTGCGTCAGCTCGAGACGCGCGTGCCGCTCGACACGTTGCAAACCGTGTTGAACCTGGCGGTGGAGATCGGTCGCGAAGGGCGCGAAGGAAAACCGGTCGGCACGTTGTTCGTGGTCGGCGACACCCCCAAGGTGCGTCGCATGAGTCATCCGGCCAGTTTCGATCCGGTCAAAGGCTACAGCCGTCGCGAACGAAATCTAAAGTCGGTGCGCGTGCGCGAGGCCATCAAAGAAATCGCGCAAATGGACGGCGCCATACTCGTCGCGCCGGATGGCACGGTCGAGGCAGCCGCACAATATCTGGACGCCTCGGCGGCCGACGTGACACTGTCGAAGGGGCTCGGCGCCCGGCATTGGGCGGCCGCCGCCATCAGTCGCGCTACCAAGGCCGTGGCAGTCGCCGTAAGCGAGTCGAACGGCACGGTCCGTGTCTTTCAAGACGGCGAGGTCGTATTGCGGATCGAGCCCTTCCGCCGCCCGATGAAGTGGAAGGATCTCGAGCACGAAGGGGGCGCGGATCACTAG